One stretch of Bradyrhizobium canariense DNA includes these proteins:
- a CDS encoding biotin/lipoyl-containing protein encodes MPATIKFDAQASIGRWFKRTGDAVSLNEPVVEIEIGNTTHEVCSPITGILSEILVRDGQGVGPDILLGTVTTY; translated from the coding sequence GTGCCGGCGACCATAAAATTCGATGCTCAAGCGTCGATCGGACGTTGGTTCAAGCGTACCGGCGATGCCGTGAGTCTTAACGAGCCTGTTGTTGAAATCGAAATCGGCAATACGACGCACGAAGTATGTTCACCCATAACCGGCATCCTGTCAGAAATCCTGGTCAGGGATGGGCAAGGCGTCGGGCCTGACATCTTGCTTGGAACGGTTACGACATACTGA
- a CDS encoding GlsB/YeaQ/YmgE family stress response membrane protein codes for MNMSGESLLVILVVGIAAGWLAGQIVQGTGLGLLGDLVVGVAGAFIASWILPQLGIYLGSGIVSAIINAAIGAIVLLLIIRLVRGRSRWGGRWSGGWRNRW; via the coding sequence ATGAACATGTCAGGCGAAAGCCTTCTCGTCATATTGGTTGTCGGCATCGCCGCCGGTTGGCTTGCGGGCCAGATCGTTCAGGGTACAGGCCTGGGCCTCCTCGGCGATCTCGTCGTGGGAGTCGCGGGCGCCTTCATTGCGAGCTGGATACTTCCGCAGCTCGGAATCTATCTCGGTTCGGGCATTGTCTCGGCGATCATTAATGCCGCGATCGGGGCGATAGTGCTTCTTCTGATCATCAGGCTGGTCCGCGGAAGAAGCCGATGGGGAGGGCGCTGGAGCGGAGGATGGCGGAACCGCTGGTAG